A window from Rhizosphaericola mali encodes these proteins:
- a CDS encoding helix-hairpin-helix domain-containing protein, translating to MEKEKFQKWFRFSKKERNGMLIFLFILLMFFTIPHFFPEKTISTEKKPPYFADNIAEPLTHPNLFIFDPNTLDKAGWLKLGLKEKTANTILHYCQKGGRFRHPEDIRKIYGLKSEDADRLIPFIQIQQNNLHSDRNISKHSVKVSNIPFPIEINHASWQHFAALPGINDKLAQRIVHYRDAKHGFHSVDDIAKAYGLSKQSFEKIKSLLRCTTVLEETKFDNNSNITQEQTVQLQNPITKKVNINAAVLSEFMQSRKIPKSVAEAIIIYREQHGNYSSVADIKNIAFMNNDLFDKISPYLKTEED from the coding sequence GTGGAAAAAGAAAAATTTCAAAAGTGGTTTCGCTTTTCGAAAAAGGAGAGAAATGGAATGCTTATTTTCCTTTTTATTCTCCTTATGTTTTTCACTATTCCTCATTTTTTCCCTGAAAAGACAATCTCTACAGAAAAGAAACCACCATATTTTGCGGATAACATAGCCGAACCATTAACTCACCCCAACTTATTTATATTTGATCCCAATACTTTAGATAAAGCAGGTTGGTTAAAACTTGGTTTGAAAGAAAAAACAGCCAATACCATTTTGCATTATTGTCAAAAAGGAGGGCGCTTTCGCCATCCTGAAGATATCCGAAAAATCTATGGTCTCAAATCAGAAGATGCAGACCGTTTAATCCCTTTTATCCAAATTCAACAAAATAATTTACACTCAGATCGAAACATATCCAAACATTCTGTCAAGGTCTCAAACATCCCATTTCCTATCGAAATCAATCATGCTAGCTGGCAACATTTTGCCGCGCTCCCAGGAATAAACGATAAATTAGCGCAAAGAATAGTTCATTATCGTGATGCCAAACATGGTTTTCATTCGGTTGATGATATTGCTAAAGCCTATGGTTTATCTAAGCAATCCTTTGAAAAAATAAAATCCTTATTACGTTGTACTACAGTTCTCGAAGAAACAAAATTTGACAATAATTCAAATATCACTCAGGAACAAACAGTACAACTTCAAAATCCAATTACTAAAAAGGTGAACATCAATGCGGCTGTGCTTTCCGAATTTATGCAAAGTAGAAAAATTCCCAAGAGCGTAGCAGAAGCAATCATTATCTATCGCGAGCAACATGGCAATTACAGTTCTGTCGCGGATATTAAAAATATCGCATTTATGAATAATGATCTTTTTGACAAAATTTCACCCTATTTAAAAACGGAAGAAGATTAA
- a CDS encoding MGH1-like glycoside hydrolase domain-containing protein, protein MKEKERLESPDWKKWGPYISNRQWGTVREDYSNNGDAWQYTTYEMGLSKSWRWGEDAIAGISDNKQILCFAPGFWNGKDPFIKERFFGLNNIEGNHGEDIKEILYYLDNTPTHSYMKMLYKYPHEEFPYEQLRKENKRRTKDEPEYELIDTGIFDQDNYFDIFIEYAKNEVEDILIKITAINRSKDTSAPLTILPTVWFRNRWDWGNYHAIPEILAHKEKQISIKHNRLGDWSFYYEKDYKLLFSNNSTNNEKLYGVSNENKYVKDGINEYVVNGNVNAIDPSETGTKAAVLIQEEIPPNESICLRFRLCKGQIDQPFDDFDSIFQTRIHEANDFYTYLQRHIEDQEEKLIQRQAFAGMLWNKQFYKYNVARWLDGDPGRAVPSEGHKNSRNTHWRNIDNQDIISMPDKWEFPWYAAWDLAFHCVSLALVDLEFAKEQLELLTKEWYMHPNGQLPAYEWNFSDTNPPVHAWATWEVYQIEAAQHNGVGDNAFLESIFHKLLFNFTWWVNRKDSQGSNIFSGGFLGLDNIGVFDRSMKMPEGVIFEQADGTSWMAMYALNMMRISLELAENNIVYSHLATKFFEHFLYIAGALMNVIGDKDTGLWDEGDEFFYDQIKGANNETIVLRLRSLVGLIPLFAVSVLKDETLKAIPDFENRMNWFLNHRPDLAKLVSRWDDVGSDKKHLLSLLRGHRTKRLLARMLDPKEFLSNYGVRSMSKIYQENPYTIDIMNMEMKVAYTPGESNDDIFGGNSNWRGPIWMPMNYMIIESLFFLHDYYSDDFKVECPTGSGNMLTLKEIAINIGERLIGIFKKDKYGNRPCIGENQKLQRDANFENLISFNEYFNGDTGKGLGASHQTGWTGLVTNLIYLKGFIQKGKKILE, encoded by the coding sequence ATGAAAGAAAAGGAAAGATTAGAAAGCCCAGATTGGAAAAAATGGGGGCCATATATTTCCAATAGGCAATGGGGTACAGTAAGAGAAGATTATAGTAATAATGGAGATGCCTGGCAATATACCACCTATGAAATGGGCTTATCAAAATCATGGCGCTGGGGAGAGGATGCCATAGCAGGCATTTCGGACAATAAACAAATACTTTGTTTTGCCCCAGGATTTTGGAATGGCAAAGATCCATTTATTAAAGAACGCTTTTTTGGGCTTAATAATATCGAAGGAAATCACGGAGAGGATATTAAGGAAATACTATACTATTTGGATAATACTCCTACGCATTCTTACATGAAAATGTTGTACAAATATCCTCATGAAGAATTTCCGTATGAACAATTGCGTAAAGAAAATAAGCGTCGTACTAAAGACGAGCCTGAATATGAATTGATTGACACCGGCATCTTCGATCAAGATAATTATTTTGATATATTTATTGAATATGCAAAAAATGAGGTAGAAGATATCCTCATCAAAATAACTGCTATTAATAGATCGAAAGATACTAGTGCACCGTTAACAATCCTTCCAACGGTTTGGTTTCGCAATAGATGGGATTGGGGGAATTATCATGCCATACCAGAAATTTTGGCACACAAGGAAAAACAAATAAGTATAAAACATAATCGTCTAGGAGATTGGTCTTTTTATTATGAAAAGGATTACAAACTACTATTTAGTAACAATTCAACCAATAATGAAAAACTATACGGCGTTTCTAATGAAAATAAATATGTCAAAGATGGTATAAATGAATATGTTGTCAATGGAAATGTCAATGCTATAGACCCCAGCGAAACAGGTACCAAAGCTGCGGTTTTAATACAAGAAGAAATCCCACCAAATGAAAGTATTTGTCTTCGCTTTAGACTCTGTAAGGGACAAATTGATCAACCGTTTGATGATTTTGACTCGATCTTTCAAACAAGAATCCATGAGGCAAATGATTTTTATACCTATTTGCAACGACATATAGAGGATCAAGAAGAAAAGCTAATCCAACGTCAGGCATTTGCTGGAATGTTATGGAATAAACAATTTTACAAATATAATGTAGCACGTTGGCTCGATGGAGATCCAGGACGTGCTGTACCATCTGAGGGACATAAAAATTCTCGTAATACGCACTGGCGTAATATTGACAATCAGGATATTATTTCGATGCCTGACAAATGGGAATTTCCATGGTACGCAGCATGGGACTTAGCATTTCATTGTGTGAGTTTAGCATTAGTCGATTTGGAATTTGCCAAAGAACAATTAGAATTGTTAACTAAGGAATGGTATATGCATCCAAATGGTCAATTACCAGCATATGAATGGAACTTTAGTGATACAAATCCTCCCGTCCATGCATGGGCAACTTGGGAAGTATATCAAATCGAAGCTGCACAACACAACGGAGTAGGTGATAATGCATTTTTAGAAAGTATTTTTCATAAATTGTTATTCAACTTTACATGGTGGGTAAACCGAAAAGATAGCCAAGGTAGTAATATATTTTCTGGTGGATTCTTAGGATTGGACAATATTGGAGTCTTTGATCGTAGTATGAAAATGCCAGAGGGTGTAATATTCGAGCAGGCGGATGGTACAAGTTGGATGGCAATGTATGCATTAAATATGATGCGTATCTCCTTGGAGTTAGCAGAAAATAATATAGTCTATAGTCATCTAGCTACAAAATTTTTTGAACATTTCTTGTATATAGCTGGCGCATTGATGAATGTTATTGGGGATAAAGATACGGGACTATGGGATGAGGGTGATGAGTTTTTCTATGATCAAATCAAAGGAGCCAACAATGAAACTATTGTATTACGATTACGCAGCTTAGTCGGTTTAATTCCTTTATTCGCGGTATCTGTGCTAAAAGACGAAACATTAAAAGCTATTCCAGACTTTGAAAATAGAATGAACTGGTTTCTGAATCATCGACCTGATTTGGCAAAATTGGTTTCTCGTTGGGATGATGTTGGTTCAGATAAAAAACACTTATTAAGCTTGTTGCGTGGACATAGAACGAAAAGATTACTTGCAAGAATGCTGGATCCTAAAGAGTTTTTAAGTAACTATGGAGTAAGGAGTATGTCCAAAATCTACCAAGAAAATCCATATACAATTGATATCATGAATATGGAGATGAAAGTTGCCTATACTCCAGGAGAAAGTAATGATGATATTTTTGGAGGAAATAGTAATTGGCGTGGTCCTATTTGGATGCCGATGAATTATATGATTATTGAAAGCCTATTTTTCTTACATGATTATTATAGTGATGATTTTAAAGTAGAATGTCCAACTGGCAGTGGCAATATGCTGACATTGAAAGAAATTGCCATCAATATAGGAGAACGACTTATTGGAATCTTTAAAAAAGATAAATATGGTAATCGACCTTGTATTGGAGAAAATCAAAAATTACAACGCGATGCCAATTTTGAAAACCTGATTTCGTTTAATGAATATTTTAATGGAGATACAGGCAAGGGGCTTGGAGCTTCGCACCAAACTGGTTGGACAGGTCTAGTAACAAATCTTATTTATCTTAAAGGTTTTATTCAAAAAGGGAAAAAAATCCTTGAGTAA
- a CDS encoding Crp/Fnr family transcriptional regulator: protein MEKLRRHIEEITTVTDEEFAYIQTFFTKKRVLKNQFLIHEGDEVKYEFLVLSGLYKVFFLDEQGKEFIIQFAKENWWMSDYQSFFQEKKAGVFIECIEAGEVLFSTLDTREKLSHEFHKMEHFFRVKLTNGYVALQQRIKLLLSNTPQERFEAFATSYPDLILKLPKKIIAEYLGVSRETLSRLYSK from the coding sequence TTGGAAAAGTTAAGACGGCATATTGAAGAAATTACGACTGTAACAGATGAAGAATTTGCATATATCCAAACCTTCTTTACAAAAAAAAGAGTATTAAAAAATCAATTTTTAATTCATGAAGGCGACGAAGTAAAATACGAATTTCTTGTGTTGTCAGGCTTATACAAAGTCTTCTTTTTAGACGAGCAAGGAAAGGAATTTATTATTCAATTTGCCAAGGAAAATTGGTGGATGAGTGATTATCAGTCATTTTTCCAGGAAAAAAAAGCGGGTGTTTTTATTGAATGTATTGAAGCTGGAGAAGTACTATTCTCTACATTAGATACTCGTGAAAAACTTTCTCATGAATTTCACAAAATGGAGCATTTTTTTCGCGTAAAATTAACCAATGGCTATGTTGCTCTACAGCAAAGAATTAAACTATTGCTTTCCAATACACCACAAGAAAGATTTGAGGCTTTTGCGACTTCTTATCCTGATCTCATCCTAAAACTTCCCAAAAAAATTATAGCTGAATACCTAGGCGTTAGTAGAGAAACGTTAAGCCGATTATACTCCAAATAA
- a CDS encoding TPM domain-containing protein, with translation MRIPRIFLIPIFSILTYISFGQYTIETVPDPKKYGQDQFISNPDGVLTSAEVSNINAIAQKIESSSKAEIAIVAIDNYDGDEDDFQFAYNLFQHWGIGKKETNNGLLLLVVKNRRKYRFITGYGLEGLLPDVTLKQIGELDLVPDFKNGNYGLGIENAMTDIQKILLSPNGQKELRNLYARKNSTWYKIISNSAIALGILIFYYFLDKSLQLYEIRIGKKKKTRQKYRTGNLWIGFGILCFLFFIGIFMFGFFHIKVYSWNYLWIYALIVGTIGIALQNASIFRTIKSKNLDISDINAYLSEFKKKQWLALLLSPFSWITFRKINRVIRNNRNRILSGPEGQNWERLHKFADARQFKYLLTDGKKKEIKLGIIEPEFWINKETKKVTNIDWQGPNYNKYETCPKCQVRTYEIKKSLKTIKKATYSKKGEGEYYRECSNCQYRLSLGLVILPMLVESSSTNSSSSSSSSSSSSSGSWGGGSSGGGGAGGSW, from the coding sequence GTGCGTATTCCTAGAATTTTTCTAATCCCAATTTTCTCCATCTTAACCTATATTTCATTTGGTCAATACACGATTGAAACCGTTCCCGACCCCAAAAAATATGGTCAAGATCAATTTATAAGTAATCCCGACGGAGTCCTTACGTCCGCCGAAGTGAGCAATATTAATGCAATCGCTCAAAAAATAGAATCCAGTTCCAAAGCCGAAATTGCCATAGTCGCCATCGATAACTACGATGGAGATGAGGATGATTTTCAGTTTGCATACAATCTATTTCAACACTGGGGTATAGGTAAAAAAGAAACCAATAATGGACTATTACTATTAGTTGTTAAGAATCGCAGAAAATACAGATTTATCACAGGTTATGGCTTGGAAGGCTTATTACCAGATGTGACGCTTAAGCAAATTGGAGAGCTGGATTTAGTTCCTGATTTTAAAAATGGAAATTATGGTTTGGGTATTGAAAATGCAATGACTGATATCCAAAAAATTTTACTTAGCCCCAATGGTCAAAAAGAATTGAGAAACTTATACGCCCGTAAAAATTCTACTTGGTACAAAATTATCTCAAATAGTGCAATCGCATTAGGTATTCTAATATTTTATTATTTCCTCGATAAATCTCTGCAACTATATGAAATAAGGATTGGAAAAAAGAAAAAAACTAGACAGAAATATCGGACGGGTAATTTGTGGATTGGATTTGGAATTTTATGTTTTTTGTTCTTTATCGGAATTTTCATGTTTGGATTTTTTCACATCAAAGTGTATAGTTGGAATTATCTATGGATATATGCCTTAATTGTAGGCACGATTGGAATAGCACTACAAAACGCTTCCATTTTCCGAACTATTAAATCAAAGAATTTAGATATTTCTGATATAAATGCTTATTTATCAGAATTCAAAAAGAAACAATGGCTAGCACTTCTACTATCTCCTTTTAGTTGGATCACATTCCGAAAAATTAATAGAGTAATTCGTAATAATAGAAATAGAATATTGAGCGGTCCAGAAGGACAAAACTGGGAACGCTTGCATAAATTTGCAGATGCCCGTCAATTCAAATACTTATTAACTGATGGAAAGAAAAAAGAAATCAAACTAGGAATTATTGAACCAGAATTTTGGATAAATAAAGAAACTAAAAAGGTTACAAATATAGATTGGCAAGGACCTAATTACAATAAATACGAGACTTGCCCGAAATGTCAAGTCAGAACCTATGAGATTAAGAAATCGCTAAAAACAATTAAAAAAGCAACCTATAGTAAAAAAGGAGAAGGGGAATATTATAGAGAATGTAGTAATTGCCAATATAGATTATCACTTGGCTTGGTGATATTACCTATGCTAGTAGAAAGTTCGAGCACAAATAGCAGTTCCTCTTCAAGTAGTAGTTCAAGTTCCTCTAGCGGTAGCTGGGGCGGAGGAAGTAGTGGCGGAGGTGGAGCGGGCGGCTCTTGGTAA
- the uvrA gene encoding excinuclease ABC subunit UvrA, with protein sequence MAKKQSNTIAEQIEIIGAREHNLKDITLSIPKNKLVVFTGVSGSGKSSLAFDTIYNEGQRRYMESFSAYARQFMGDMERPDVDKIDGLSPVISIEQKTTNKNPRSTVGTITEIYDFLRLLFARIGEAYSYNTGKKMVKFSEEEILNNVFEKYPNEKINILAPIVRGRKGHYRELFEDIRKKGFVKVRVDGEIKDITPKMQLDRYKIHDIEVVIDRLQVKEDMRVRISQSIQQALKMGNDLVFFLLQDSNKLVQYSKQLVCEDTGISYEEPSPNSFSFNSPYGACPHCKGLGSIFSISMDLVLPDKSVSIQDGGLAPLGAERDAGIFQQVKQIAKRNKISLTAPIGEIPEEKLNILLYGSEKVITDLDVDMDDASTGNLYAAQFEGIVPMLKRWFSNKEASPHVQEWVEKYMELKTCPTCNGDRLKKESLWFKIDEKNIAELGNLDLVKLEKWFDHIELRLSNKQNVIAKDILKEIRDRLGFLLNVGLTYLTLNRPTRSLSGGESQRIRLATQIGSQLQGITYILDEPSIGLHQRDNMRLISALENLRDIGNSILVVEHDKDIMLASDYIVDIGPGAGRLGGQVMAAGSPKQILASSSETASFLSGKKTIAVPKERRKGNGNFITIKGASGNNLRNVDASFPLGELIVVSGVSGSGKSTLINETLYPILSQYCYKSKTKPMEYTSVEGLENIDKVIAIDQSPIGRTPRSNPATYCGFFTDIRQLFSAIPEAKIRGYNAGRFSFNVKGGRCDMCEGAGLRVIEMNFLPDVHVPCEKCNGKRYNRETLEIRYKGKSISDVLDMSVDEAIEFFEPIPSLYRKIKVLQDVGLGYITLGQSAVTLSGGEAQRVKLSTELAKRDTGKTFYILDEPTTGLHFKDIQLLLNVVNILVDRGNTVLIIEHNMDVIKMADTVIDLGPEGGSGGGKILFTGTPEKMVKSQKSPTAEFLKLEL encoded by the coding sequence ATGGCAAAGAAGCAATCGAATACAATAGCAGAGCAAATAGAGATCATCGGAGCGAGAGAGCACAATCTGAAAGATATTACCTTGTCTATACCCAAAAATAAATTGGTCGTGTTTACTGGGGTAAGTGGGAGTGGAAAATCTTCTTTGGCTTTTGATACGATTTACAATGAGGGACAGCGTCGCTATATGGAAAGTTTTAGTGCGTATGCGCGACAATTTATGGGTGACATGGAACGACCTGATGTGGACAAAATTGATGGTTTGAGTCCGGTTATTTCCATAGAACAAAAAACAACGAATAAAAATCCGCGCTCTACGGTTGGTACTATAACAGAAATCTATGATTTTCTGCGTTTATTATTTGCCCGAATTGGCGAAGCGTATAGTTACAATACAGGAAAAAAAATGGTCAAATTCAGCGAAGAGGAGATCCTCAACAATGTATTTGAAAAATATCCCAATGAAAAAATCAACATATTAGCGCCGATCGTTCGTGGTAGAAAAGGGCATTACCGCGAACTATTTGAAGATATCCGAAAAAAAGGATTTGTAAAAGTGCGTGTGGATGGCGAGATCAAAGATATTACACCCAAAATGCAATTGGATCGCTACAAAATCCATGATATTGAAGTGGTAATTGATCGCTTGCAGGTAAAAGAAGACATGCGCGTACGTATTAGTCAAAGTATACAACAAGCGTTGAAAATGGGCAATGATCTTGTCTTTTTCCTTTTGCAGGATTCCAATAAATTGGTGCAATACTCCAAACAATTGGTGTGTGAAGATACGGGAATCAGTTACGAAGAACCTTCTCCTAATTCATTTTCTTTCAATTCCCCTTATGGTGCGTGTCCGCATTGTAAAGGTTTGGGTTCCATATTTTCCATCAGTATGGATTTGGTTTTACCGGATAAATCTGTTTCGATTCAAGATGGAGGATTGGCTCCCTTGGGTGCGGAAAGGGACGCAGGTATATTCCAACAAGTAAAACAAATCGCAAAACGTAATAAAATTTCATTGACTGCGCCAATCGGTGAAATTCCAGAGGAAAAATTAAATATTTTACTTTACGGAAGTGAGAAGGTTATTACGGATTTGGATGTCGATATGGACGATGCGAGCACAGGTAATCTGTATGCGGCGCAATTTGAGGGTATTGTGCCTATGTTAAAGCGTTGGTTTTCCAATAAAGAAGCATCGCCCCATGTGCAAGAGTGGGTGGAAAAATACATGGAACTAAAAACTTGCCCGACTTGTAATGGAGATCGTCTGAAAAAAGAAAGTCTTTGGTTTAAAATTGATGAGAAGAATATAGCCGAATTGGGCAATCTGGATTTGGTTAAATTGGAAAAATGGTTTGATCATATTGAACTAAGACTTTCCAATAAACAAAATGTCATCGCAAAAGATATTCTAAAAGAAATACGTGATCGATTGGGATTTTTGTTAAATGTGGGATTGACTTATTTGACGTTAAATCGTCCGACGCGCAGTCTGAGTGGTGGAGAAAGTCAACGTATTCGTTTAGCTACGCAAATAGGTTCGCAACTACAAGGCATTACGTATATTTTGGATGAACCGAGTATTGGCTTGCATCAGCGAGATAATATGCGATTGATCAGTGCCTTGGAAAATTTAAGGGATATTGGTAATTCGATTTTAGTTGTCGAGCATGATAAAGATATTATGTTGGCGTCCGATTATATCGTTGATATTGGACCTGGAGCGGGCAGATTGGGTGGACAAGTAATGGCTGCTGGCAGTCCAAAACAGATATTAGCTTCGAGTTCGGAAACTGCATCTTTTTTGAGTGGAAAAAAGACCATTGCCGTTCCAAAAGAAAGAAGAAAAGGTAATGGAAATTTTATCACTATAAAAGGAGCGTCTGGCAATAATTTGAGAAATGTCGATGCTAGTTTTCCTCTAGGTGAATTAATTGTCGTTTCCGGGGTTTCAGGTAGTGGAAAATCTACTTTAATTAATGAAACTTTATATCCCATTTTATCCCAATATTGCTATAAATCTAAAACCAAACCGATGGAATATACATCTGTCGAAGGTTTGGAAAATATTGACAAAGTTATTGCCATAGATCAATCTCCGATTGGGCGCACACCACGCAGTAATCCTGCTACTTATTGTGGCTTTTTTACTGATATTCGGCAATTGTTTTCGGCTATTCCAGAGGCGAAAATTAGAGGATACAATGCTGGCAGATTTTCCTTTAATGTCAAAGGAGGTCGCTGTGATATGTGCGAAGGTGCAGGATTGCGAGTTATCGAAATGAATTTCCTTCCAGACGTGCACGTTCCTTGTGAAAAATGTAATGGAAAAAGGTATAATCGTGAGACTTTAGAAATTCGTTATAAGGGAAAATCTATCAGCGATGTTTTGGATATGAGTGTTGATGAAGCGATTGAATTTTTCGAACCTATTCCTTCTCTTTATCGAAAGATTAAAGTGTTACAAGATGTTGGTTTGGGTTATATAACGTTGGGACAATCCGCAGTGACATTAAGCGGTGGCGAAGCGCAACGAGTAAAATTATCAACAGAATTAGCCAAAAGAGATACCGGAAAAACTTTCTATATTTTAGACGAGCCGACTACAGGTTTGCATTTTAAGGATATCCAACTATTGTTAAATGTAGTGAACATATTGGTTGATCGCGGCAATACCGTTTTGATTATTGAGCATAATATGGATGTCATAAAAATGGCAGATACCGTGATAGATCTTGGTCCTGAAGGTGGCTCTGGTGGTGGCAAAATATTGTTTACCGGCACACCTGAAAAAATGGTCAAATCCCAGAAAAGTCCGACTGCAGAATTTTTGAAATTGGAACTATAA
- a CDS encoding type 1 glutamine amidotransferase domain-containing protein encodes MKKRILIIVSNVAAIGPNNRRTGIFLPEVAHPYSEFIKANYEVDFASLNGDTPFLDALNLAEDPDNLKFLIGDGWSDMQHATILKEIDISVYDALFIPGGLAPMVDMPTHPELKKVIAEAYERGIIISAVCHGPVALLNVKLSDGSYIVNGKNITSFTSAEEDNYARKDVPFDLQRALSDQGAIFHASEPWSANCIIDGSIITGQNPASARSVGENVVMLLSQNQ; translated from the coding sequence ATGAAAAAGAGAATCTTAATTATCGTATCCAATGTAGCCGCAATAGGGCCTAATAACAGACGGACTGGAATATTTTTACCAGAAGTTGCACATCCTTATTCCGAGTTCATAAAAGCGAACTATGAAGTGGACTTCGCCTCCTTAAATGGAGATACTCCTTTTCTGGATGCATTAAATCTAGCAGAAGATCCGGATAATTTAAAATTTCTAATTGGTGATGGGTGGTCAGATATGCAACACGCAACTATTTTAAAAGAAATAGACATAAGCGTTTATGATGCTCTATTTATACCCGGTGGTCTAGCTCCGATGGTAGATATGCCTACTCATCCAGAACTTAAAAAAGTAATCGCAGAAGCTTACGAACGCGGAATCATTATTAGCGCTGTTTGTCATGGACCAGTTGCATTACTTAATGTAAAATTAAGTGATGGTTCCTACATCGTCAATGGGAAAAATATCACCTCATTTACCTCGGCGGAAGAAGATAACTATGCGAGAAAAGATGTTCCGTTTGACTTACAGAGAGCGCTATCTGATCAAGGTGCGATTTTCCATGCTTCTGAGCCCTGGTCTGCCAACTGCATAATAGATGGTAGTATAATTACTGGACAAAATCCAGCCTCTGCAAGAAGTGTTGGGGAAAATGTAGTAATGTTGTTAAGTCAAAATCAATAA
- a CDS encoding MBL fold metallo-hydrolase has translation MKNPALKITFLGTGTSSGVPIIGCDCNVCTSTDPRDNRLRSSILVESETTTVIIDTGPDFRQQMLRINNRKLDGVVFTHPHMDHIIGLDDIRPYNYQQKKSMSIYANTMTQDALKRIFYYAFDGNRFPGIPQLELNTIDKDPFQIGNIELQPIHVWHYKLDVLGFRFGKFTYITDVNNIDADQKELIKGTEVLVLDALGKIKHISHYSLDEAIALVRELKIPKVYFTHIGHSMGLHELVERELPAGMHLSYDGLVLEISAQ, from the coding sequence GTGAAGAATCCTGCATTAAAGATTACATTTTTGGGTACGGGTACTAGTAGTGGCGTTCCTATCATTGGATGCGACTGCAATGTTTGTACTTCGACCGATCCTCGTGATAATAGGTTGCGAAGCAGTATTTTGGTGGAATCTGAGACAACCACTGTTATTATTGATACTGGACCTGACTTTCGACAACAAATGTTGCGCATAAATAATCGAAAACTCGATGGTGTTGTATTTACCCATCCTCATATGGATCACATAATTGGTTTGGACGATATTCGCCCTTATAATTATCAACAAAAGAAATCCATGTCGATCTATGCAAATACTATGACACAAGATGCCTTAAAACGTATTTTTTATTATGCATTTGATGGAAATCGATTTCCAGGTATACCACAATTAGAGTTAAATACTATCGATAAAGACCCATTTCAGATCGGGAATATTGAATTGCAACCTATTCATGTTTGGCATTATAAATTAGATGTATTGGGCTTTAGATTTGGCAAGTTTACTTATATCACAGATGTAAACAATATCGATGCTGATCAAAAGGAGTTAATAAAAGGTACGGAAGTTTTAGTTTTAGATGCATTAGGTAAAATAAAACATATTTCTCACTATTCTTTAGACGAAGCAATCGCATTGGTGAGAGAACTAAAAATTCCGAAAGTTTATTTTACACATATCGGGCACAGCATGGGACTGCATGAACTTGTGGAGAGAGAGTTGCCAGCAGGTATGCATTTGAGCTACGACGGTTTAGTTTTAGAGATTTCTGCTCAATAA
- a CDS encoding putative quinol monooxygenase, producing the protein MKDNIVSVFAKWQVAEGKIETVISLLKEAVVKSSAEEGNLKYEIFQEKENDHTILLFEQYINQEAADFHRKTPHFQEVVVQKILPLLEKREVIVTSEVQF; encoded by the coding sequence ATGAAAGATAATATTGTCTCCGTATTTGCCAAATGGCAAGTAGCAGAAGGAAAGATAGAAACAGTAATTTCACTATTAAAAGAAGCTGTAGTGAAGAGTTCTGCAGAAGAAGGTAATTTGAAATATGAAATTTTTCAAGAAAAAGAAAATGATCATACTATACTTTTATTTGAACAATATATAAATCAAGAAGCTGCAGATTTTCATCGCAAGACTCCACATTTTCAGGAAGTAGTTGTACAGAAAATATTACCATTATTAGAAAAAAGAGAAGTTATCGTAACAAGCGAAGTTCAATTTTAA